A window from Salvia miltiorrhiza cultivar Shanhuang (shh) chromosome 2, IMPLAD_Smil_shh, whole genome shotgun sequence encodes these proteins:
- the LOC131008404 gene encoding protein BREAKING OF ASYMMETRY IN THE STOMATAL LINEAGE yields MTFILPSSHPIQSIFDIEEKSDGRSPETSSGSIVLDFTAAKKSRGKSVQTSPSRANTINGEPHVAEEDYLVFCFREDGAIDIVNDGNEDDGDGDGDGGGYKNVTAHHTGEEKESKDYEIKEIKMDQFGACDSNLSDTSSGSFAFPILKIEEWIGSPVHMPKQENQSIG; encoded by the exons ATGACTTTTATACTCCCATCATCTCATCCAATCCAATCCATCTTTGATATAGAGGAAAAATCCGATGGCAGATCGCCGGAAACATCCAGCGGCAGCATCGTTTTGGACTTTACCGCTGCGAAGAAGAGCCGAGGAAAATCAGTTCAAACCTCTCCATCACGAGCCAACACCATCAATGGCGAGCCGCATGTTGCAGAGGAAGATTACTTAGTTTTCTGCTTTAGAGAAGATGGAGCAATCGACATCGTAAACGATGGAAACGAAGACGACGGCGATGGTGACGGTGACGGTGGTGGATATAAAAATGTAACAGCTCATCATACT GGTGAAGAAAAAGAGAGCAAAGATTATGAAATAAAAGAGATCAAGATGGATCAGTTTGGGGCTTGTGATTCTAATCTATCAGATACAAGCTCAGGCTCTTTTGCCTTTCCAAT ATTGAAAATTGAGGAATGGATAGGCAGCCCCGTTCACATGCCTAAGCAGGAAAATCAAAGT ATTGGATAA
- the LOC131012274 gene encoding probable pectinesterase/pectinesterase inhibitor 51, with the protein MEQLTPMAAFLSLTLLSLLIVHSSCQQVPSIVHDACKASRDPPACEDWLSRSGHVPPNATALQLIQSSLQIISDDLDKGKAMVQDILNSSAGNQNRTAAAQSCLDMVHYSAYRANLVAGALRRREIKDARAWMSGTLGYKYDCWSALKYVNDTSQVVKTMAFFNSTLIGGGSAALAMLVNYDLYGEKTGSWAPVRTERDGFWEPASGSEPGPGGGVPRGLKADVTVCKSGGGCDYDTGRLWVQKAVDKAPSGSGKRFVIWIKRGVYEETVLVGLEKTDVVLLGDGMGKTVITGSKNAGQPGVSTYRSATVGILGDGFMASNITFQNTAGPETHQAVAFRSDSDRSMMENCEFVSNQDTLYAHSMRQYYKSCRIQGNVDFIFGNAAVVFQDCHILVAPRQQNPEKGEKNAVTAQGRTDPAQSTGLVFQKCVVNGTEAYMQLFRRNPKLHSSFLGRPWKAYSRTVFIWCDLEGIIKGEGWMAWDGEFALGTLYYGEYKNVGSGSDTSGRVRWSNQIPMEHIHSYSIQNFIQGNHWIHAI; encoded by the exons ATGGAACAACTCACTCCAATGGCggcttttctctctctaactctcctctctcttctcatcGTCCACTCCTCATGCCAACAAGTGCCCAGCATCGTCCATGACGCCTGCAAGGCCTCACGTGACCCGCCGGCATGCGAGGACTGGCTGTCCCGCTCCGGTCACGTGCCGCCCAACGCCACCGCGCTGCAACTCATCCAATCCTCGCTGCAGATCATCTCCGACGATCTCGACAAGGGCAAAGCCATGGTCCAAGACATCCTCAACTCCTCCGCCGGCAACCAGAACCGCACCGCCGCCGCCCAGAGCTGCCTCGATATGGTGCATTACTCCGCCTACCGGGCCAATCTGGTTGCCGGGGCTCTGCGCCGCCGCGAGATCAAGGATGCGCGTGCATGGATGAGCGGCACGTTGGGGTACAAGTACGACTGCTGGTCGGCGCTCAAGTACGTGAACGACACTTCTCAGGTGGTCAAAACCATGGCTTTTTTCAACTCGACTTTGATCGGCGGCGGCAGCGCCGCTCTGGCGATGCTGGTGAATTACGATTTATATGGTGAGAAAACCGGGTCCTGGGCCCCGGTCCGGACCGAGCGGGACGGGTTCTGGGAACCTGCTTCCGGTTCAGAACCTGGTCCAGGCGGCGGCGTGCCACGGGGGTTGAAGGCGGATGTGACGGTGTGCAAGAGCGGAGGCGGGTGCGATTACGACACG GGCCGGCTCTGGGTGCAGAAGGCGGTGGACAAGGCACCCTCCGGTTCGGGGAAGCGGTTCGTGATATGGATAAAAAGGGGGGTTTATGAGGAAACGGTTTTGGTGGGGTTGGAGAAGACGGATGTGGTTCTGTTGGGGGATGGGATGGGCAAAACGGTCATTACCGGGTCGAAGAATGCGGGCCAGCCCGGGGTGTCCACGTACCGGTCTGCAACTGTTG GAATTCTTGGAGATGGATTCATGGCGAGCAACATAACCTTCCAAAATACAGCAGGCCCAGAAACTCATCAAGCCGTGGCATTCCGATCAGACAGCGACCGTTCCATGATGGAAAACTGCGAATTCGTTAGCAATCAAGACACTCTATACGCACACAGCATGCGGCAGTACTACAAATCCTGCCGCATCCAAGGCAACGTGGACTTCATCTTTGGAAACGCGGCAGTTGTGTTCCAGGATTGCCACATCCTGGTGGCTCCTCGGCAGCAGAACCCGGAAAAAGGCGAGAAAAACGCGGTTACGGCCCAGGGGAGGACGGACCCAGCCCAGTCGACGGGGTTGGTCTTCCAAAAATGCGTGGTCAACGGCACAGAGGCCTACATGCAACTGTTCCGCCGCAACCCCAAGCTGCACTCTAGTTTCTTGGGTAGGCCGTGGAAGGCGTATTCAAGGACCGTTTTCATTTGGTGCGATTTGGAAGGCATTATCAAAGGCGAGGGGTGGATGGCATGGGATGGGGAGTTTGCGTTGGGGACTTTGTACTATGGAGAGTACAAGAATGTTGGTTCCGGATCAGACACATCGGGGAGAGTACGGTGGAGCAACCAGATTCCGATGGAGCATATTCACTCTTACTCTATCCAAAATTTCATCCAAGGAAATCACTGGATTCATGCCATTTGA
- the LOC131012272 gene encoding G-type lectin S-receptor-like serine/threonine-protein kinase At4g27290 — translation MGLFGALCFITIFISSIAADTLSAGQSLVDDGEVLLSPSQVFELGFFSPGSSTSRFLGIWYKATPDVVVWVANRQNPISGLTGVLTLSETGNLLLTSTQAEPPIIWSSNSSLSTPVLRLLDTGNLVVVDNENATYFWQSFDFPGDTRLPGMKMVNDPNTGLDKHLTSWKSPDDPSPGEFVFKIENHGLSQLSVLTGRRKTYRSGPWDGAQFTGLPPVTYRDIESERQFSGQGELIAISEAYSSSSIMRVTLSASGLIQRHMMNEERDGWILAFSDPYDVCTKYGWCGPNGVCKADEQPVCECLRGFVPRYQKQWDAMAWSGGCARVPPLDCHKGDGFMQFKRYKFPDTLSFEMNASMSSGECLHECLRNCNCTAYAAPYLVSESAGCLMWFGDLIDVEDFTGDLRAGPSIYIRVPISELENRRKKRVTIILASAACNLGMLGLGLSLGVIIFRMRRKRQAYMKKKEEFELPLFGLPTIAAATNNFSHENMIGKGGFGPVYKGNLSAEKVIAVKRMSANSGQGDQEFKTEVTLIAKLQHRNLVRIMGCCIEREEKILIYEYMHNKSLDYFIFDQSRSSLLDWPKRFDIIMGVARGLLYLHHDSRLKIIHRDLKTSNILLDENLNAKISDFGLARLFEGDQTMASTKRVVGTYGYMAPEYAFDGKFCVKTDVFSMGVVILEIVSGRKNRGFKNLQEEAWLLWKEGRELEVMDPCYSSSYVEWQVKRCIHVGLLCVQKEACKRPMMPSVLLMLSTEDTVLAEPKKPGFFLHSSSDSTSHMYASTNSLTNTDLQGR, via the exons ATGGGTCTCTTTGGCGCCCTCTGTTTTATAACCATTTTCATATCCTCCATTGCCGCCGACACACTTTCTGCAGGGCAATCTCTTGTTGATGATGGAGAGGTATTACTCTCTCCATCTCAAGTATTCGAGCTCGGATTCTTCTCTCCGGGCTCATCCACATCAAGATTCTTAGGAATATGGTACAAAGCCACACCGGACGTCGTCGTCTGGGTTGCAAACAGACAAAATCCTATCTCCGGCCTCACCGGAGTCCTAACTCTATCCGAAACCGGCAATCTGCTCCTCACCTCAACACAAGCTGAAcctccaattatatggtcttccaATTCATCCCTATCAACTCCAGTTCTCCGCCTCCTCGACACCGGAAACCTGGTTGTCGTCGACAACGAAAACGCCACCTATTTCTGGCAGAGTTTCGATTTCCCCGGCGACACCAGGCTGCCCGGGATGAAAATGGTGAACGATCCCAACACTGGATTGGACAAACATCTGACGTCGTGGAAAAGCCCCGACGATCCATCTCCGGGAGAGTTCGTTTTCAAGATCGAAAACCATGGATTATCCCAACTGAGCGTCCTCACGGGCCGCCGGAAAACGTACAGGAGCGGGCCCTGGGATGGGGCCCAGTTCACCGGACTTCCACCCGTAACGTATCGAGACATCGAATCCGAGAGGCAGTTCAGCGGGCAGGGAGAGCTGATCGCCATTTCCGAGGCGTACAGCAGCTCGTCTATCATGAGAGTCACGTTGAGCGCATCGGGTTTGATTCAACGGCACATGATGAATGAGGAGAGAGACGGATGGATTTTGGCCTTCTCGGATCCGTACGACGTGTGCACCAAGTACGGGTGGTGCGGCCCCAACGGCGTGTGCAAAGCGGACGAGCAACCGGTGTGCGAGTGCTTGAGGGGTTTCGTGCCTAGATATCAGAAACAGTGGGATGCCATGGCGTGGAGCGGTGGTTGTGCTAGGGTTCCGCCGTTGGATTGCCACAAGGGAGATGGGTTCATGCAGTTTAAACGCTACAAGTTTCCTGATACGCTGAGTTTCGAGATGAATGCTAGCATGAGCAGCGGCGAATGCCTCCATGAATGCTTGAGGAATTGCAACTGCACGGCTTATGCGGCTCCCTACTTGGTTAGTGAGAGCGCTGGGTGTTTGATGTGGTTCGGGGATTTGATTGACGTCGAGGACTTCACCGGAGACCTCCGCGCCGGCCCAAGTATCTACATTCGCGTCCCCATTTCGGAATTAG AGAATAGGAGGAAAAAACGTGTAACGATTATATTGGCATCAGCTGCTTGTAATTTGGGAATGCTCGGTTTGGGCTTGAGTTTGGGAGTGATTATTTTCAGGATGAGACGCAAGAGACAAG CTTATatgaagaagaaggaggaatTCGAGCTCCCTCTGTTTGGCTTGCCAACGATTGCAGCAGCTACCAACAACTTCTCACACGAAAATATGATTGGAAAGGGTGGCTTTGGTCCAGTTTACAAG GGGAATCTATCAGCTGAGAAAGTAATTGCAGTGAAAAGAATGTCTGCAAATTCTGGGCAAGGGGATCAAGAGTTCAAAACCGAAGTCACTTTGATTGCGAAACTGCAGCACAGAAACCTCGTCAGAATTATGGGATGTTGCATTGAAAGAGAGGAAAAGATTCTGATATATGAGTATATGCACAACAAAAGCTTGGACTATTTcatttttg ATCAGAGTAGAAGCTCGCTATTGGATTGGCCAAAGCGGTTTGATATAATCATGGGGGTTGCGCGAGGCCTTCTTTACCTTCATCATGATTCCAGGCTCAAGATCATCCATAGGGACCTGAAGACGAGCAATATCTTGTTGGATGAGAACTTGAACGCGAAGATTTCAGATTTTGGTTTGGCTAGACTATTTGAAGGCGATCAGACCATGGCAAGCACGAAAAGAGTTGTTGGGACGTA TGGTTACATGGCTCCTGAGTACGCATTTGATGGGAAGTTCTGTGTGAAGACGGATGTATTTAGCATGGGAGTTGTGATTTTGGAGATAGTGAGTGGGAGAAAGAACAGAGGCTTCAAGAACCTTCAAGAAGAG GCATGGCTGCTTTGGAAGGAAGGCAGAGAGTTGGAGGTGATGGATCCGTGTTACAGTAGTTCTTACGTGGAATGGCAAGTGAAGAGGTGCATTCATGTCGGGTTGTTATGCGTTCAGAAAGAAGCATGCAAGAGGCCAATGATGCCGTCTGTGCTTCTGATGTTGAGCACTGAGGATACAGTATTGGCTGAGCCCAAGAAGCCTGGTTTTTTCTTGCATAGTAGCTCTGATAGTACTTCACACATGTATGCATCAACAAATTCTTTGACTAATACTGATTTACAAGGGAGGTAG
- the LOC131012269 gene encoding probable sugar phosphate/phosphate translocator At1g06470 isoform X2, which produces MELGDVHNRSPSSGDAHNRSPFGCDLHDIENGHTVNRRLHTSSSSSLNHVDYQSLSKRDIENPVSVSDVVKTLFLILAWYTISTFLTLYNKTLLGDDLGKFPAPLLMNTIHFVMQAALSTAITWFWPDRFHSSVMSWSDYFARVVPTALSTAMDVNLSNASLVFISVTFATMCKSASPIFLLVFAFAFRLESPSMKLFGIMFVISAGILLTGFRWTMTQILLQKESYGLKNPLTFMSYVTPIMAIATGLLSLLLDPWQEFRESDYFNSSWNIVKSCLLMLFGGTLAFFMVFTEYILVSVTSAVTVTVAGVVKEAVTILVAVFYFHDEFTWLKGYGLVTIMFGVSLFNWYKYQKLHKSKKHGGSPTDGPTPKYTILDDIDEDDSSPLTSPGSHSDQ; this is translated from the exons ATGGAGCTTGGTGATGTACATAATAGATCTCCCAGCAGTGGTGATGCACACAATAGGTCACCCTTTGGTTGCGATTTACACGATATTGAAAATGGTCACACCGTCAATAGAAGACTACATACAAGTAGCAGCAGCAGCCTAAACCATGTGGACTACCAGAGCCTGTCTAAGAGAGATATAGAGAACCCGGTTTCTGTTTCTGATGTGGTGAAAACATTGTTTCTAATACTGGCCTGGTACACAATCAGTACATTTTTGACACT GTACAATAAAACGTTATTAGGGGATGATTTGGGGAAATTCCCTGCGCCACTGTTGATGAACACCATTCATTTTGTCATGCAAGCTGCTCTCTCAACGGCCATTACGTGGTTTTGGCCTGACAGATTTCACTCCTCTGTTATGTCTTGGAGTGATTATTTTGCAAGAG TTGTACCAACGGCCCTCAGCACTGCAATGGATGTTAATCTGAGCAATGCATCCCTAGTTTTCATTTCCGTCACATTTGCCACTATG TGTAAATCGGCATCACCGATATTTCTCCTTGTTTTTGCCTTTGCTTTCAG ATTGGAGTCTCCAAGCATGAAGCTGTTTGGCATAATGTTTGTCATTTCTGCTGGGATACTATTAACAG GGTTCCGATGGACAATGACACAGATTCTTCTCCAG AAAGAATCGTATG GTCTTAAAAATCCTCTTACTTTTATGAGCTACGTGACACCAATTATGGCAATTGCAACTGGTCTGCTTTCTCTATTGCTGGATCCTTGGCAAGAGTTCAGAGAGAGTGATTACTTTAACAGCTCATGGAATATTGTCAAAAGTTGTTTACTGATGTTGTTTGGTGGAACTCTGGCTTTTTTCATG GTATTTACCGAATATATTCTCGTGTCAGTGACTAGTGCAGTAACGGTGACAGTAGCTGGGGTTGTGAAGGAAGCTGTGACTATTTTG GTGGCTGTGTTCTATTTTCATGACGAATTCACATGGCTGAAAGGGTATGGCCTCGTAACGATCATGTTTGGTGTCAGTTTATTCAACTGGTACAA ATACCAGAAGTTGCACAAGAGCAAGAAGCATGGTGGTTCGCCAACTGATGGTCCGACACCCAAATATACTATCCTGGACGACATTGATGAAGACGATAGCAGCCCTCTTACAAGCCCGGGTTCACATTCTGACCAATGA
- the LOC131012268 gene encoding heat stress transcription factor A-4b-like, whose protein sequence is MDGSNGSSSSPAPFLVKTYEMVDDPMTNSVVSWSHTGQSFVVWNPPEFARDLLPKYFKHNNFSSFIRQLNTYGFRKTDPDQWEFANEEFIRGQQHLLKNIYRRKPIHSHSGQGNVAPLSDSEREHFEKEIQQLKGEKVLLQSEVERRRHESQGYEHQLSCLRQTLQNIDHRQRQLMISLAQLLEKPSTMEHSEFQRKKRRSVALNFLQGEGLQGEDRGMSLLGNSGALSLPLMNLEQVEKLDSSLNFWEKFIHGVQAPAEEFHDFRLHPTRSPVITASSGDSDLNAHMSASTSRDCHSSPELVASSTYVGSPAISSICIDLDSRLKPVGIDVNISPTKTPDDGTPKDREQDGSIPSVAAGLNDVFWQQFLTEAPGSSMAQEVQSERRD, encoded by the exons ATGGATGGATCAAACGGCAGTTCTTCGTCGCCGGCGCCATTTCTGGTGAAGACGTACGAGATGGtggatgatccaatgacaaatTCTGTTGTTTCTTGGAGTCACACAGGCCAAAGTTTTGTCGTTTGGAATCCACCTGAGTTTGCTAGAGATTTGTTGCCAAAGTATTTCAAGCACAATAACTTCTCCAGCTTCATCAGGCAATTGAATACATAT GGTTTTAGAAAGACTGATCCTGACCAATGGGAGTTTGCAAATGAGGAGTTTATTCGAGGGCAGCAACATCTTTTGAAGAATATATACAGGCGAAAGCCGATCCACAGTCATTCAGGTCAAGGAAATGTGGCTCCATTAAGTGATTCAGAAAGAGAGCATTTTGAGAAAGAGATTCAGCAGCTGAAAGGAGAAAAGGTTTTGCTTCAGTCGGAAGTAGAGAGGCGTAGGCACGAGAGTCAAGGATACGAGCATCAGCTCAGTTGCTTACGGCAGACATTGCAGAATATTGACCACAGGCAGCGCCAGTTGATGATCAGCTTAGCTCAGCTGTTGGAGAAACCGAGCACCATGGAACACTCGGAGTTTCagagaaagaaaagaagatCCGTGGCCTTGAATTTCTTGCAAGGCGAAGGCCTTCAAGGGGAGGACCGAGGCATGTCCCTCCTAGGAAATTCAGGCGCTTTGTCTCTTCCATTGATGAACTTGGAACAAGTTGAGAAACTAGATTCATCCCTAAATTTTTGGGAGAAGTTCATCCATGGAGTTCAGGCTCCAGCCGAAGAGTTTCATGACTTTAGGCTGCACCCCACGCGTTCGCCTGTCATCACAGCATCGTCTGGAGATTCTGATTTGAATGCCCACATGTCAGCATCAACTTCGCGAGATTGCCATTCCTCTCCCGAGCTGGTTGCTTCCTCGACGTATGTTGGCAGCCCTGCAATATCTTCAATCTGCATTGATCTCGACTCCAGGTTAAAGCCAGTAGGCATTGATGTGAACATAAGCCCAACCAAGACTCCTGATGATGGAACACCAAAAGATCGAGAGCAGGATGGCTCCATCCCGTCTGTGGCAGCTGGGCTAAACGACGTCTTCTGGCAGCAGTTTCTGACCGAGGCTCCTGGTTCCTCTATGGCACAAGAAGTGCAATCAGAGAGAAGAGACTAG
- the LOC131012269 gene encoding probable sugar phosphate/phosphate translocator At1g06470 isoform X1, producing MELGDVHNRSPSSGDAHNRSPFGCDLHDIENGHTVNRRLHTSSSSSLNHVDYQSLSKRDIENPVSVSDVVKTLFLILAWYTISTFLTLYNKTLLGDDLGKFPAPLLMNTIHFVMQAALSTAITWFWPDRFHSSVMSWSDYFARVVPTALSTAMDVNLSNASLVFISVTFATMCKSASPIFLLVFAFAFRLESPSMKLFGIMFVISAGILLTVAKETEFDFWGFIFVMLAAVMSGFRWTMTQILLQKESYGLKNPLTFMSYVTPIMAIATGLLSLLLDPWQEFRESDYFNSSWNIVKSCLLMLFGGTLAFFMVFTEYILVSVTSAVTVTVAGVVKEAVTILVAVFYFHDEFTWLKGYGLVTIMFGVSLFNWYKYQKLHKSKKHGGSPTDGPTPKYTILDDIDEDDSSPLTSPGSHSDQ from the exons ATGGAGCTTGGTGATGTACATAATAGATCTCCCAGCAGTGGTGATGCACACAATAGGTCACCCTTTGGTTGCGATTTACACGATATTGAAAATGGTCACACCGTCAATAGAAGACTACATACAAGTAGCAGCAGCAGCCTAAACCATGTGGACTACCAGAGCCTGTCTAAGAGAGATATAGAGAACCCGGTTTCTGTTTCTGATGTGGTGAAAACATTGTTTCTAATACTGGCCTGGTACACAATCAGTACATTTTTGACACT GTACAATAAAACGTTATTAGGGGATGATTTGGGGAAATTCCCTGCGCCACTGTTGATGAACACCATTCATTTTGTCATGCAAGCTGCTCTCTCAACGGCCATTACGTGGTTTTGGCCTGACAGATTTCACTCCTCTGTTATGTCTTGGAGTGATTATTTTGCAAGAG TTGTACCAACGGCCCTCAGCACTGCAATGGATGTTAATCTGAGCAATGCATCCCTAGTTTTCATTTCCGTCACATTTGCCACTATG TGTAAATCGGCATCACCGATATTTCTCCTTGTTTTTGCCTTTGCTTTCAG ATTGGAGTCTCCAAGCATGAAGCTGTTTGGCATAATGTTTGTCATTTCTGCTGGGATACTATTAACAG TTGCTAAGGAGACAGAATTTGATTTTTGGGGTTTTATATTTGTTATGCTTGCTGCTGTCATGTCAGGGTTCCGATGGACAATGACACAGATTCTTCTCCAG AAAGAATCGTATG GTCTTAAAAATCCTCTTACTTTTATGAGCTACGTGACACCAATTATGGCAATTGCAACTGGTCTGCTTTCTCTATTGCTGGATCCTTGGCAAGAGTTCAGAGAGAGTGATTACTTTAACAGCTCATGGAATATTGTCAAAAGTTGTTTACTGATGTTGTTTGGTGGAACTCTGGCTTTTTTCATG GTATTTACCGAATATATTCTCGTGTCAGTGACTAGTGCAGTAACGGTGACAGTAGCTGGGGTTGTGAAGGAAGCTGTGACTATTTTG GTGGCTGTGTTCTATTTTCATGACGAATTCACATGGCTGAAAGGGTATGGCCTCGTAACGATCATGTTTGGTGTCAGTTTATTCAACTGGTACAA ATACCAGAAGTTGCACAAGAGCAAGAAGCATGGTGGTTCGCCAACTGATGGTCCGACACCCAAATATACTATCCTGGACGACATTGATGAAGACGATAGCAGCCCTCTTACAAGCCCGGGTTCACATTCTGACCAATGA